The Hippea jasoniae genome includes a window with the following:
- a CDS encoding NAD(P)/FAD-dependent oxidoreductase, giving the protein MIAIIGGSIAAYVAYKTIKKIDRKAEVKIFSDELQKPYSKMLLPYMVKENIKSDAFFDIPDKDIVLNTKVLAIDSKQRVFFTSTKKMFYFSKLLIATGATPKVVHFSGEFDKEKIITIRKLKDIEVIRNLIKLNRLKSVTIVGGGLVGIEMADALIKQGVVVNLVVSSNRLLSSILSKTASDWLEKHILCNIGGLKIFKENDVEIIEDKNNRLFIKLKDNTDLESDLIIVAKGVKPNTELVDDVIKTNEGIVVDDYLMTTADGIFAAGDVVESYDLVEQKPILHAIWPVAITQAEIVAKNIMGKHIKYQPEISRNVVPVFGINIFSAGKTTDESLLAKTYSIGSFTQMFVDNNKICGITTIDTNIDVAHYLNKIKYNWETVYEY; this is encoded by the coding sequence ATGATAGCGATTATCGGCGGCAGTATAGCAGCATATGTTGCCTACAAAACAATAAAAAAAATAGATAGAAAAGCAGAGGTAAAGATCTTTTCAGATGAGTTACAGAAACCATACTCCAAGATGCTCCTACCCTATATGGTAAAAGAAAACATTAAAAGCGATGCATTCTTTGATATACCAGATAAAGATATAGTTTTGAATACAAAAGTTTTAGCTATCGACTCAAAACAGAGGGTCTTTTTTACCTCCACAAAGAAAATGTTTTATTTTTCAAAGCTGTTGATTGCAACAGGTGCAACGCCAAAAGTAGTGCATTTTAGCGGTGAATTTGACAAAGAAAAGATTATCACAATAAGAAAGCTTAAAGATATTGAAGTCATAAGAAATTTAATAAAACTCAATAGGCTTAAGAGTGTTACAATAGTTGGTGGTGGTCTTGTTGGTATTGAGATGGCAGATGCATTAATCAAACAGGGTGTTGTTGTAAATTTAGTGGTAAGCTCAAACAGGCTCCTTTCTTCAATTCTGTCAAAAACCGCATCAGATTGGCTTGAGAAACATATTCTTTGCAACATAGGGGGCTTGAAAATTTTTAAAGAAAACGATGTTGAGATTATTGAGGATAAAAATAACAGGCTATTTATAAAGCTAAAAGACAACACCGATTTAGAAAGTGATTTAATTATTGTTGCAAAGGGTGTAAAACCCAATACAGAGTTAGTTGACGATGTCATAAAAACAAATGAAGGCATAGTTGTTGATGATTATTTAATGACAACCGCTGATGGTATTTTTGCAGCAGGCGATGTTGTTGAATCTTACGATTTGGTTGAGCAAAAACCCATTCTGCATGCTATATGGCCTGTTGCAATTACTCAGGCAGAAATAGTAGCAAAAAACATTATGGGTAAACATATCAAGTATCAACCAGAAATATCTCGAAATGTGGTGCCTGTTTTTGGCATAAATATATTCTCAGCAGGCAAGACCACCGATGAATCATTATTGGCTAAAACTTACAGCATTGGCAGCTTTACACAAATGTTTGTCGATAATAATAAAATCTGCGGTATTACAACAATTGATACAAATATAGATGTTGCCCATTATTTAAATAAAATTAAATATAATTGGGAGACGGTTTATGAGTATTGA
- a CDS encoding LysE family translocator: MSIELFLIGFVAALTPGPDILLIVQTTLNHTFKEGFKVLAGVLSGNAIVISILFVGFSWLGKSSYFQCGIAIVGGVYLMYIAYEIFKHRKDEIHIKNINAKTHYLRGLYMNLSNPKALIFFSAIITPFVDKHSLIASLFSLFCGIILAFSTAILITEIARKNLLTPKFTLFINTFSSILFFIFSLELFYYGYTKAVEIFL; the protein is encoded by the coding sequence ATGAGTATTGAGTTGTTTTTGATAGGTTTTGTTGCAGCTTTAACTCCGGGGCCTGATATTCTTTTAATTGTCCAGACAACGCTTAATCATACCTTTAAAGAGGGTTTTAAGGTTTTAGCCGGCGTATTAAGCGGCAATGCCATAGTTATTTCTATTCTGTTTGTTGGTTTTAGCTGGCTTGGAAAAAGCAGTTATTTTCAGTGTGGTATAGCCATAGTAGGTGGGGTTTATCTTATGTATATAGCTTATGAGATTTTCAAGCACAGAAAAGATGAAATCCATATAAAAAACATAAACGCAAAAACCCATTACCTGCGAGGGCTATACATGAATCTATCAAATCCCAAAGCGTTGATATTCTTCAGCGCTATTATTACACCGTTTGTTGATAAACATTCTCTTATTGCAAGCCTGTTTTCGTTATTCTGCGGTATCATTCTTGCATTTTCAACAGCAATTTTGATTACAGAAATTGCAAGAAAAAACCTCCTTACACCGAAGTTTACACTGTTTATCAATACATTTTCCTCTATTTTGTTTTTTATTTTTTCCCTTGAGCTGTTTTATTACGGATACACAAAGGCTGTGGAGATTTTTTTATAG
- a CDS encoding DUF815 domain-containing protein, translating into MSDKAFAFIYNGKLKEVHNFTNLTLTDLIGIDTQIELIRKNIEAFIAKKPYLDMLLWGARGCGKSSVIKAFVNEYKDRNLKIIQFNANYGYIYELYELILQRDGRFILFFDDISFDHRDESFRNFKSIIEGGIEEKPENIMIVATSNKRHLIKDEVLTTDSIYSTDEVNEQMSLFGRFGLIVRFDLPDKNTYLKIVKSYLIKYGVGLYDEWEKEAEGYAISKSARNGRIAKQFAISKLLNL; encoded by the coding sequence ATGAGCGATAAAGCATTTGCATTTATCTATAACGGCAAACTCAAAGAAGTTCACAACTTCACAAATTTAACACTCACCGACCTGATAGGCATAGATACTCAAATTGAGCTAATAAGAAAAAATATAGAGGCCTTTATTGCAAAAAAGCCATACCTTGATATGCTTTTGTGGGGAGCAAGGGGGTGTGGCAAATCATCGGTAATCAAAGCCTTTGTCAACGAATATAAAGATAGAAACTTAAAAATCATTCAATTTAATGCAAATTACGGCTATATCTATGAGCTATACGAATTAATATTGCAAAGAGACGGAAGGTTTATCCTGTTTTTTGACGATATATCATTTGACCATCGCGATGAGAGTTTTAGAAACTTTAAATCCATTATAGAAGGGGGTATAGAGGAGAAACCTGAAAATATAATGATTGTTGCAACATCAAACAAAAGACATCTTATAAAAGATGAGGTTTTAACCACAGATTCGATATACTCAACAGATGAAGTTAATGAGCAGATGTCTTTATTTGGTAGATTTGGTTTGATTGTGAGGTTTGATCTGCCCGATAAAAACACATATCTAAAAATCGTAAAAAGTTACCTTATCAAATACGGCGTTGGACTTTATGATGAATGGGAAAAAGAAGCAGAAGGCTATGCAATTTCTAAGTCTGCCAGAAACGGCCGTATAGCCAAACAGTTTGCCATCTCAAAGCTACTTAATCTATAA